The following coding sequences lie in one Alphaproteobacteria bacterium genomic window:
- a CDS encoding VOC family protein has translation MDDPFGRPTMGSALFYRDPHAALDWLERAFGFERTMVITDQAGNLGHAEMRFGDGYLMLGGEWADHTASPASVGGRNTQSVHVHLRDDIDGHCARARTAGAEILQEPGDQFYGDRTYRARDCEGHVWTFAQSKRYVSREDAERASGLKIEGWV, from the coding sequence ATGGACGATCCGTTTGGCCGGCCGACGATGGGGTCCGCGCTGTTCTACCGCGATCCGCATGCCGCGCTGGACTGGCTGGAACGTGCGTTCGGCTTCGAGCGCACGATGGTGATCACCGACCAGGCCGGCAACCTGGGGCATGCCGAGATGCGGTTCGGCGACGGTTATCTGATGCTGGGCGGCGAATGGGCCGATCATACCGCCAGCCCCGCCTCGGTCGGCGGGCGCAACACCCAGTCGGTGCACGTGCATCTGCGCGACGACATCGACGGCCATTGCGCGCGGGCCCGGACCGCGGGCGCCGAGATCCTGCAGGAGCCCGGGGACCAGTTCTACGGCGACCGCACCTATCGCGCACGCGACTGCGAGGGCCACGTCTGGACCTTCGCCCAGTCGAAGCGCTACGTCTCGCGCGAGGACGCGGAGCGGGCGAGCGGTCTGAAGATCGAAGGCTGGGTTTGA
- a CDS encoding M81 family metallopeptidase: MRVLIAMMKHETNTFSPVPTDLARFDDWGLFFGADAVAAYRGTGMPLSAYLDLAEAAGAEVVTPVAAEAMPSGPVHRDAYERLAGAILDALDNDIDVALLDLHGAMVAEHLDDGEGELLRRMRARRPGLPIAVTCDLHCNLTAAMVDNCTALIGYKTYPHTDMHAVAAQVGRIVLESVAGRCRPVMAWGRPPLLSQTLMQGTDDAPMRDLVALARAQEARPGVLAATVFGGFPHADIADAGNSAIVVADGDPALAEAAAEELVQATWARRADFVYRARPLAPAVAAAKVVADGPVALLDHADNCGSGGTQDDMTVIGEVLRQGLEDVAVAAVWDPQAVEILRSVGEGARVALDLGGRTDMPSIGRAGRPLRVEGVVSRITDGSYRVEGPMYTGVTVHMGPTAVLDVAANGGSMRIVIVSRHHEPWDAGLFHSVGIEPSTTRYLLLKSRIHYRAGMGPLVRHTFTCDGNGVTTSDNAQLHYRKLRRPIFPLDPDTAR; the protein is encoded by the coding sequence ATGCGTGTGCTCATCGCGATGATGAAGCACGAAACCAACACCTTCTCGCCGGTGCCGACCGATCTGGCACGGTTCGACGACTGGGGCCTGTTCTTCGGTGCCGACGCGGTCGCCGCATATCGCGGCACCGGCATGCCGCTGTCAGCCTATCTGGACCTCGCCGAGGCGGCCGGCGCCGAGGTCGTGACGCCGGTGGCGGCGGAGGCGATGCCCTCCGGACCGGTCCATCGCGATGCCTACGAACGGCTGGCGGGCGCGATCCTCGACGCGCTCGACAACGATATCGACGTGGCGCTGCTCGACCTGCACGGCGCCATGGTCGCCGAGCACCTCGACGACGGCGAGGGCGAGCTGCTGCGGCGGATGCGGGCCCGGCGCCCAGGCCTGCCGATCGCGGTGACCTGCGACCTGCACTGCAACCTGACCGCCGCGATGGTCGACAACTGCACGGCGCTGATCGGCTACAAGACCTATCCGCACACCGACATGCATGCGGTCGCCGCGCAGGTTGGCCGCATCGTCTTGGAGTCCGTCGCCGGCCGCTGCCGGCCGGTGATGGCCTGGGGCCGGCCGCCGTTGCTGAGCCAGACCCTGATGCAGGGCACCGACGACGCGCCGATGCGCGATCTCGTCGCCCTGGCGCGCGCGCAGGAGGCGCGGCCCGGCGTTCTCGCCGCGACCGTTTTCGGCGGCTTTCCCCATGCCGACATCGCCGATGCCGGCAACTCCGCCATCGTCGTCGCCGACGGCGATCCTGCCTTGGCAGAGGCCGCGGCCGAGGAACTGGTGCAAGCCACCTGGGCGCGGCGCGCGGATTTCGTCTACCGGGCGCGCCCGCTCGCACCTGCCGTCGCCGCGGCCAAGGTGGTGGCCGACGGGCCGGTGGCGCTGCTCGACCACGCCGACAATTGCGGCTCGGGCGGCACCCAGGACGACATGACCGTGATCGGGGAAGTGCTGCGCCAGGGCCTGGAGGACGTCGCCGTCGCCGCGGTCTGGGATCCGCAGGCCGTGGAAATCCTGCGTTCGGTCGGCGAAGGCGCGCGGGTGGCGCTCGACCTGGGCGGACGGACCGACATGCCGTCGATCGGCCGTGCAGGCCGGCCGCTGCGGGTCGAGGGCGTCGTCTCGCGCATCACCGACGGCAGCTATCGGGTCGAAGGTCCGATGTACACCGGGGTGACGGTGCACATGGGTCCGACGGCGGTGCTGGACGTGGCCGCGAACGGCGGCTCGATGCGCATCGTCATCGTGTCGCGGCACCACGAGCCCTGGGATGCCGGTCTGTTCCACAGCGTCGGCATCGAGCCGTCGACGACGCGATACCTGCTGCTGAAATCGCGGATCCATTACCGGGCCGGCATGGGCCCGCTGGTGCGCCACACCTTCACCTGCGACGGCAACGGGGTGACCACCTCCGACAACGCGCAGCTGCACTATCGCAAGCTGCGCCGGCCGATCTTTCCGCTCGACCCGGATACTGCGCGCTGA
- a CDS encoding P1 family peptidase: MRPGPTNGLCDVAGIRLGHAHDAAVRTGVTVLLPDRPVLAAVDVRGGGPGTRESDALDPVATVDRIDALVLAGGSVYGLDAASAVTAALGARGRGFMHRGACVPIVPAAICFDLHNGGDKAWGETPPYARLGRAALENVGETAAVGSVGAGHGAHAGPLQGGLGMASLATEGLVVAALAVVNAAGSVTMPGLPQFWAWPFERGNEFGGLGPPAAMPGTDLDLPRPAERENTTLVVVATDARLTKAAAKRVAVMAQDGLARAIRPVHTPFDGDMVFTLATAARAEPASVAETARIGAMAADCVARAVARGVYAAVSNGPWPSYRDRHPG; the protein is encoded by the coding sequence ATGCGACCCGGCCCCACCAACGGGCTGTGCGACGTCGCCGGCATCCGGCTCGGCCACGCCCACGATGCCGCGGTGCGTACCGGCGTCACGGTGCTGCTGCCAGACCGGCCGGTGCTGGCGGCCGTCGACGTGCGCGGCGGCGGGCCCGGCACCCGCGAATCCGATGCGCTCGACCCGGTGGCGACCGTCGACCGCATCGACGCGCTGGTGCTGGCCGGCGGCTCGGTCTACGGGCTGGACGCGGCCTCGGCGGTCACGGCGGCGCTGGGCGCGCGCGGCCGCGGCTTCATGCATCGCGGCGCCTGCGTGCCGATCGTGCCCGCGGCGATCTGCTTCGACCTGCACAACGGCGGCGACAAGGCGTGGGGCGAGACGCCGCCCTATGCCCGGCTCGGGCGGGCGGCGCTGGAGAATGTGGGGGAGACCGCGGCGGTGGGCAGCGTCGGCGCCGGCCATGGCGCGCACGCCGGGCCGTTGCAGGGCGGGCTCGGCATGGCCTCGCTGGCGACCGAAGGCCTGGTCGTGGCGGCGCTGGCCGTGGTCAACGCGGCCGGTTCGGTGACCATGCCCGGCCTGCCGCAGTTCTGGGCATGGCCGTTCGAGCGCGGCAACGAATTTGGCGGTCTCGGCCCGCCGGCCGCCATGCCCGGCACCGACCTCGACCTGCCGCGGCCGGCGGAGCGGGAGAACACCACGCTGGTCGTCGTCGCCACCGACGCCCGGCTGACCAAGGCCGCCGCCAAACGGGTCGCCGTCATGGCCCAGGACGGGCTGGCGCGGGCGATCCGTCCGGTCCACACGCCGTTCGACGGCGACATGGTCTTCACGCTGGCGACCGCTGCGCGTGCCGAGCCGGCATCGGTGGCCGAAACGGCCAGGATCGGCGCGATGGCGGCCGATTGTGTGGCCCGCGCCGTCGCCCGCGGGGTCTACGCCGCGGTTTCCAACGGGCCCTGGCCCAGCTATCGTGACCGCCACCCGGGTTGA